In one Nocardioides sp. NBC_00368 genomic region, the following are encoded:
- a CDS encoding acyl-CoA dehydrogenase family protein, with translation MTEDLHALRELAATYFAKEVLPRAEEHLAQGHASPEAYLKAGELGLVGMSLPETYGGGGGSFAHETVLIEEQVAAGDTSMGFAVSVGIVAHYIAAYATEEQKRRWLPKVASGEWVLSIAMTEPGTGSDLQAISTRAVKDGDDYVINGSKTFISNGHVCGLLVIAARTSDEPGAAGISLIVAEVADDPEGFTRGRVLDKMGQKDQDTAELFFDDFRVPQSHLLGPEEGKGFYQMMEQLPQERLITAILAQAQIERTVRLAVDYTKDRHAFGKPLLALQNTRFELAECATIARVNRAFLDQCIEKHLRGELDASEASMAKYWISDRATEVADRCLQLFGGYGYINEFPIARIYTDVRVLRILAGANEVMKELIARSL, from the coding sequence GCTGGCGGCGACGTACTTCGCCAAGGAAGTGCTGCCGCGCGCTGAGGAGCACCTTGCCCAAGGCCACGCGAGTCCCGAGGCCTACCTGAAGGCCGGCGAGCTCGGTCTGGTCGGCATGTCGCTGCCCGAGACGTACGGAGGGGGAGGAGGCTCCTTCGCGCACGAGACCGTCCTGATCGAGGAGCAGGTCGCCGCGGGCGACACCTCGATGGGATTCGCCGTGTCGGTCGGGATCGTGGCGCACTACATCGCGGCATACGCGACGGAGGAGCAGAAGCGTCGCTGGTTGCCGAAGGTCGCCAGCGGCGAGTGGGTGCTCTCCATCGCGATGACCGAGCCGGGCACCGGCTCCGACCTGCAGGCCATCAGCACCCGCGCGGTCAAGGACGGCGATGACTACGTGATCAACGGGTCCAAGACGTTCATCTCGAACGGGCACGTCTGCGGACTGCTGGTGATCGCGGCCCGCACGAGTGACGAGCCGGGGGCGGCCGGGATCTCGCTGATCGTGGCCGAGGTCGCCGACGACCCCGAAGGCTTCACCCGCGGCAGGGTGCTGGACAAGATGGGCCAGAAGGATCAGGACACCGCCGAGCTCTTCTTCGACGACTTCCGCGTCCCGCAGTCGCACCTCCTCGGTCCCGAGGAGGGCAAGGGCTTCTACCAGATGATGGAGCAGCTCCCGCAGGAGCGGTTGATCACCGCGATCCTGGCGCAGGCCCAGATCGAGCGCACCGTCCGGCTCGCGGTCGACTACACCAAGGACCGGCACGCCTTCGGCAAGCCCCTGCTGGCCCTGCAGAACACCCGCTTCGAGCTCGCCGAGTGCGCCACCATCGCCCGGGTGAACCGTGCGTTCCTCGACCAGTGCATCGAGAAGCATCTTCGTGGCGAGCTCGACGCCTCCGAGGCCTCGATGGCGAAGTACTGGATCTCCGACCGCGCCACCGAGGTGGCCGACCGCTGCTTGCAGCTGTTCGGCGGCTACGGCTACATCAACGAGTTTCCGATCGCCCGCATCTACACCGATGTCCGGGTGCTGCGCATTCTCGCGGGTGCCAACGAGGTGATGAAGGAGCTCATCGCGCGCTCCCTCTGA
- a CDS encoding acetyl-CoA C-acetyltransferase codes for MSTDAFIYDHIRTPRGRGRNGSLHGVKPVTLLVDLIDELRKRNPGLDTDAIDDFVAGVVSPIGDQGSVIPKTAALAAGLPDTVGGLQINRFCGSGLEAVNTAAQKVVSGWDSLVLAGGVEVMSRVPIGSDGGAWAMDPATNYDTYFVPQGIGADLIATIEGFSREDVDTYAVRSQQRAARAWEEGRFTGSIVPVHDQNGLLLLDRDEHMRPESTVESLGKLKPSFETMGDLGGFDAVALQKFHTVERINHVHTAANSSGIVDGAALVLVGSEQIGKDLGLRPRARIVATATSGADSTIMLTGPTPATHKVLATAGLTADDIDLWEINEAFASVALKWQKDFDIPDEVLNVNGGAIAMGHPLGATGAMILGTMVDELERTGGRRAVVTLCIGGGMGVATIIERV; via the coding sequence GTGAGCACCGACGCATTCATCTACGACCATATCCGCACCCCGCGCGGCCGCGGCCGCAACGGCTCGCTGCACGGCGTCAAGCCGGTCACGCTGCTCGTCGACCTGATCGACGAGCTGCGCAAGCGCAACCCCGGCCTGGACACCGACGCGATCGACGACTTCGTCGCCGGCGTCGTCTCCCCGATCGGCGACCAGGGCTCGGTCATCCCGAAGACCGCGGCGCTGGCCGCGGGCCTGCCCGACACCGTGGGCGGTCTGCAGATCAACCGCTTCTGCGGCTCTGGACTCGAGGCCGTCAACACCGCAGCCCAGAAAGTCGTCTCCGGCTGGGACTCGCTGGTGCTCGCCGGTGGTGTCGAGGTGATGTCGCGCGTGCCGATCGGGTCGGACGGCGGCGCCTGGGCGATGGACCCGGCCACCAACTACGACACCTACTTCGTGCCACAGGGCATCGGAGCCGACCTGATCGCGACCATCGAGGGCTTCAGCCGTGAGGACGTGGACACCTACGCCGTACGCTCCCAGCAGCGGGCCGCCCGCGCCTGGGAGGAGGGCCGATTCACGGGCTCGATCGTGCCGGTGCACGACCAGAACGGCCTGCTCCTCCTCGACCGTGACGAGCACATGCGCCCCGAGTCGACCGTCGAGTCCCTCGGGAAGCTCAAGCCGTCGTTCGAGACGATGGGCGATCTCGGTGGGTTCGACGCGGTGGCGCTGCAGAAGTTCCACACCGTGGAGCGGATCAACCATGTCCACACCGCCGCCAACAGCTCCGGCATCGTCGACGGCGCCGCGCTGGTGCTCGTCGGTTCGGAGCAGATCGGCAAGGACCTCGGTCTGCGTCCTCGCGCCAGGATCGTCGCGACCGCGACCTCCGGTGCCGACTCCACCATCATGCTGACCGGCCCGACCCCGGCCACGCACAAGGTGCTGGCGACCGCCGGCCTGACCGCGGACGACATCGACCTGTGGGAGATCAACGAGGCGTTCGCCTCGGTGGCCCTGAAGTGGCAGAAGGACTTCGACATCCCCGACGAGGTGCTCAACGTCAACGGCGGCGCCATCGCGATGGGCCACCCGCTCGGCGCGACCGGCGCCATGATCCTCGGCACCATGGTCGACGAGCTGGAGCGGACCGGTGGCCGTCGCGCCGTCGTCACCTTGTGCATCGGCGGCGGCATGGGCGTCGCCACCATCATCGAGCGCGTCTGA
- a CDS encoding 3-hydroxyacyl-CoA dehydrogenase NAD-binding domain-containing protein yields MSANMIGWEQDADGIVTLTMDDPTQSANTMNAIFIESLRATVARLVAEKDEVAGVVLTSAKKTFFAGGDLNDLSAAGPEDAQRVFDLVTDIKAQLRTLETLGKPVVSAINGAALGGGLEIALATHHRIAADVKGSQIGLPEVGLGLLPGGGGVVRTVRMLGIIDAVMKVLGQGQRYRPAQALEVGLVDEVVAPEELLAAAKAWIVANPEPVQPWDVKGHKIPGGTPATPALAANLPSFPANVRKQLKGANYPAPRAILAAAVEGAQVDFDTALDIESRYLVELVTGQVSKNMIKAFFFDMQHIAAGGSRPDGYERFVATKAGVLGAGMMGAAIAFVCAKAGMEVVLKDVSIENAERGKGYSKNLVDKAVSRNKMTQEQADALLARIVPAADPSALTGCDLVIEAVFESVELKHQVFQEIEPYVADGAVLGSNTSSLPITGLADGVQKPEDFIGLHFFSPVDKMPLLEIIAGDKTSDETLAKAFDIAQQIQKTPIVVNDSRGFFTSRVIGTFLNEAHAMVAEGISAASIEQAGLQAGYPAAPLKLSDELNFSTMSKIQKATQSGLETDGKGHLYFHHPAYDVIDRMLEEFDRTGRAGGGGFYDYEDGRATGLWPGLAEHFGAGSKEIPFEDMKERMLFAESIETVKCFDEGVLRTVEDANVGSILGIGFPGWTGGVVQYMNGYEGGLAGFVARARELAAAYGPQFTPPDSLVAKAEAGESFEMTPAD; encoded by the coding sequence ATGAGTGCGAACATGATCGGCTGGGAGCAGGACGCCGACGGCATCGTCACGCTGACGATGGATGACCCGACCCAGTCCGCCAACACGATGAACGCGATCTTCATCGAGTCGCTGCGCGCCACCGTCGCGCGCCTGGTGGCCGAGAAGGACGAGGTGGCCGGGGTCGTGCTCACCTCGGCGAAGAAGACCTTCTTCGCCGGCGGTGACCTCAACGACCTCAGTGCAGCCGGCCCGGAGGACGCCCAGCGGGTGTTCGATCTGGTCACCGACATCAAGGCCCAGCTCCGTACGCTCGAGACACTGGGCAAGCCCGTCGTCTCAGCGATCAACGGTGCGGCACTCGGCGGCGGGCTCGAGATCGCGCTCGCCACGCACCACCGCATCGCCGCCGACGTCAAGGGCTCCCAGATCGGCCTGCCCGAGGTCGGACTCGGACTGTTGCCCGGCGGTGGTGGCGTCGTACGCACCGTACGCATGCTCGGCATCATCGACGCGGTCATGAAGGTGCTCGGCCAGGGCCAGCGCTACCGGCCGGCCCAGGCTCTCGAGGTCGGCCTGGTCGACGAGGTCGTCGCTCCCGAGGAGCTGCTCGCCGCCGCCAAGGCGTGGATCGTGGCCAACCCCGAACCGGTCCAGCCCTGGGACGTCAAGGGCCACAAGATCCCCGGCGGTACCCCCGCAACCCCGGCGCTCGCGGCCAACCTGCCGTCCTTCCCGGCGAACGTCCGCAAGCAGCTCAAGGGCGCCAACTACCCCGCACCCCGGGCGATCCTCGCGGCCGCCGTCGAGGGTGCGCAGGTCGACTTCGACACCGCCTTGGACATCGAGTCCCGTTACCTCGTCGAACTCGTCACCGGTCAGGTCTCGAAGAACATGATCAAGGCCTTCTTCTTCGACATGCAGCACATCGCAGCAGGCGGCAGCCGCCCCGACGGCTATGAGAGGTTCGTCGCCACCAAGGCCGGTGTGCTGGGCGCCGGCATGATGGGCGCGGCGATCGCGTTCGTGTGTGCCAAGGCGGGGATGGAGGTCGTCCTCAAGGACGTGTCGATCGAGAACGCCGAGCGTGGCAAGGGCTACTCCAAGAACCTCGTCGACAAGGCCGTCTCCCGCAACAAGATGACTCAAGAGCAGGCTGATGCGCTCCTGGCCCGGATCGTCCCGGCTGCCGACCCGAGCGCGCTCACCGGCTGCGACCTGGTGATCGAGGCGGTCTTCGAGAGCGTCGAGCTCAAGCACCAGGTGTTCCAGGAGATCGAGCCGTACGTTGCCGACGGCGCCGTCCTCGGTTCCAACACCTCCTCGCTGCCGATCACGGGCCTGGCCGACGGCGTGCAGAAGCCGGAGGACTTCATCGGCCTGCACTTCTTCAGCCCGGTCGACAAGATGCCGCTGCTGGAGATCATCGCCGGTGACAAGACCAGCGACGAGACCCTGGCCAAGGCCTTCGACATCGCCCAGCAGATCCAGAAGACCCCGATCGTCGTCAACGACAGCCGCGGGTTCTTCACCAGCCGCGTGATCGGCACCTTCCTCAACGAGGCCCACGCCATGGTCGCCGAGGGCATCTCGGCGGCCTCGATCGAGCAGGCCGGTCTTCAGGCGGGCTACCCGGCCGCGCCGCTGAAGCTCTCCGACGAGCTCAACTTCTCGACGATGAGCAAGATCCAGAAGGCGACCCAGAGCGGTCTGGAGACCGACGGCAAGGGCCACCTCTACTTCCACCACCCGGCCTACGACGTCATCGACCGCATGCTCGAGGAGTTCGATCGCACCGGCCGCGCAGGCGGCGGTGGCTTCTACGACTACGAGGACGGACGGGCCACGGGCCTGTGGCCCGGACTGGCCGAGCACTTCGGCGCGGGCAGCAAGGAGATCCCGTTCGAGGACATGAAGGAGCGGATGCTCTTCGCCGAGTCCATCGAGACGGTCAAGTGCTTCGACGAGGGTGTGCTGCGGACGGTCGAGGATGCCAACGTCGGCTCGATCCTGGGCATCGGCTTCCCCGGCTGGACCGGCGGCGTCGTGCAGTACATGAACGGCTACGAGGGCGGTCTCGCCGGCTTCGTGGCGCGCGCCCGTGAGCTTGCGGCCGCCTACGGTCCGCAGTTCACCCCGCCGGACTCACTGGTCGCCAAGGCCGAGGCAGGCGAGTCCTTCGAAATGACCCCGGCTGATTAG
- a CDS encoding acyl-CoA synthetase — MYLTQGLHRAVQAAPNKVATINGDRTRTFAEQGDRVARLAAGLKGLGVAEGDVVAILSLNSDRFVEYYSAVPWADAVLNPINIRWSAEEIVYALNDSSTAVLLVDDAFAAMAPVIKARCAALEALVHCGDGTTPEGMVSYEQLIVDNEPVADVRRSGDQLAGIFYTGGTTGFPKGVMLSHRNLLTSALGAVASGYLLDRKSTYLHAAPMFHLADLAGNLGANMLGCTHVTIPFFEPKNVLETIQKHRVTDVLMVPTMIQMTVDHPEAKDYDLSSLGRLMYGGSVISEGVLRRTQALLPHLKLTQAYGMTELAPVATLLGPDDHVDGLLTSAGRAVPHTEVRICDPDGNPVPNGTVGEICVFGANVMLGYLNKPKETAAVLRDGWMHTGDGGYIDDNGYVFVVDRLKDMIVTGGENVYSAEVETALSKFPGVLMSAVIGVPSEQWGETVHAYVVRAPDATFTAEDLQQHCKELIANYKVPRSIEFLEELPVNGAGKILKRDLRKTHAAGA, encoded by the coding sequence ATGTATCTCACCCAGGGATTGCACCGCGCCGTCCAGGCCGCGCCGAACAAGGTCGCCACGATCAACGGCGATCGCACCCGCACCTTCGCCGAGCAAGGGGACCGGGTGGCACGTCTGGCCGCCGGCCTCAAGGGGCTCGGTGTCGCCGAAGGGGACGTCGTCGCGATCCTGTCGCTGAACAGCGACCGATTCGTGGAGTACTACTCCGCCGTCCCGTGGGCGGACGCGGTCCTCAACCCGATCAACATCCGGTGGAGCGCGGAAGAGATCGTCTACGCCCTCAACGACTCCAGCACCGCGGTGCTGCTCGTCGATGACGCGTTCGCCGCCATGGCGCCGGTGATCAAGGCCAGGTGCGCGGCGCTCGAGGCCCTGGTCCACTGCGGTGACGGGACCACACCGGAGGGGATGGTCTCCTACGAGCAGCTGATCGTCGACAACGAGCCGGTCGCCGACGTACGCCGTTCCGGCGACCAGCTGGCCGGGATCTTCTACACCGGCGGCACCACCGGGTTCCCCAAGGGCGTGATGCTCTCCCACCGCAACCTCCTCACCTCGGCGCTGGGAGCGGTCGCCAGCGGCTACCTGCTGGACCGGAAGTCGACCTATCTGCATGCTGCCCCGATGTTCCACCTCGCCGACCTGGCCGGCAACCTGGGCGCCAACATGCTCGGGTGCACCCACGTCACGATCCCGTTCTTCGAGCCGAAGAACGTCCTGGAGACCATCCAGAAGCACCGCGTCACCGACGTGCTGATGGTGCCGACGATGATCCAGATGACCGTCGACCACCCCGAGGCCAAGGACTACGACCTGTCCTCGCTGGGTCGCCTGATGTACGGCGGTTCCGTCATCTCCGAGGGCGTTCTGCGACGTACGCAGGCGCTGCTGCCGCACCTGAAGCTGACGCAGGCCTACGGCATGACCGAGCTCGCTCCGGTGGCCACCCTGCTCGGCCCCGACGATCATGTCGACGGCCTGCTCACCTCGGCCGGACGCGCGGTGCCCCACACCGAGGTGCGCATCTGCGACCCGGACGGCAACCCGGTCCCGAACGGCACCGTCGGCGAGATCTGCGTCTTCGGTGCCAACGTGATGCTCGGCTACCTGAACAAGCCGAAGGAGACCGCGGCGGTCCTGCGTGACGGCTGGATGCACACCGGCGACGGTGGCTACATCGACGACAACGGCTACGTCTTCGTGGTCGACCGGCTCAAGGACATGATCGTCACCGGCGGAGAGAACGTCTACTCCGCCGAGGTGGAGACCGCGCTCTCGAAGTTCCCCGGCGTGCTGATGTCGGCCGTCATCGGAGTGCCCAGCGAGCAGTGGGGCGAGACCGTCCACGCGTACGTCGTGCGGGCTCCTGATGCCACCTTCACCGCGGAGGACCTGCAGCAGCACTGCAAGGAGCTCATCGCCAACTACAAGGTGCCGCGGAGCATCGAGTTCCTCGAGGAACTGCCCGTCAACGGGGCTGGGAAGATTCTCAAGCGTGATCTGCGCAAGACCCACGCGGCCGGTGCTTGA
- a CDS encoding aldehyde dehydrogenase family protein produces MSLLSVRPADGAAVAEFPVMAEGEVREIVAGARSAAAWWRAQGFKGRAAHLARWRTWMWRHVVEIAELIHLENGKPIDDAVLEVVLAVEHILWAEKNAGKVLASQRVNPGPLFANYTARVDYDPLGVVGVIGPWNYPLYAPNSAVAFALAAGNTVVVKPSELTPAVSRWYVEAFAAANPQAPAGVLSVVTGFGETGAALCSAGVDKIAFTGSSRTGRQVMAQCAQTLTPVVLECGGKDPVVVAADADVAAAARAVAWGAFTNSGQTCVGVERVYVVDEVADEFCTRLLAELDGVRPGSGEGAAYGPMTMPAQVDIVRRHVEDAVARGATFLMGGPESVGERFISPIVITDLDEDAIAVREETFGPTVTVKRVVDVDEGIRLANDHDYALSAAVFSRSRGDELASRLRAGQVTINSVIAFAGMGAVPMGGVGDSGFGRVHGADGLREFARPRAVVRQRFALPGFELISLRRAGHVLPLMKKVLSVRHGR; encoded by the coding sequence ATGAGCCTGCTGAGCGTACGTCCGGCCGACGGCGCCGCGGTCGCCGAGTTTCCTGTGATGGCGGAGGGCGAGGTCCGCGAGATCGTCGCCGGCGCGCGGTCGGCTGCTGCGTGGTGGCGCGCGCAGGGGTTCAAGGGACGGGCGGCTCATCTGGCCCGATGGCGCACCTGGATGTGGCGCCACGTCGTGGAGATCGCCGAGCTGATCCACCTCGAGAACGGCAAGCCGATCGACGACGCCGTGCTCGAGGTCGTACTCGCCGTGGAGCACATCCTCTGGGCGGAGAAGAACGCCGGAAAGGTGCTCGCGTCCCAACGCGTCAACCCTGGTCCCCTGTTCGCCAACTACACCGCTCGCGTGGACTACGACCCTCTCGGAGTGGTCGGCGTCATCGGGCCCTGGAACTATCCGCTGTACGCCCCCAACAGCGCCGTCGCGTTCGCGCTCGCAGCCGGTAACACCGTCGTGGTCAAGCCGAGCGAGCTCACCCCTGCGGTCAGCCGCTGGTACGTCGAGGCGTTCGCCGCCGCCAACCCGCAGGCGCCGGCCGGCGTGCTCTCCGTGGTGACCGGTTTCGGCGAGACCGGTGCCGCGCTGTGCAGCGCCGGTGTCGACAAGATCGCCTTCACCGGGTCGAGTCGCACGGGCCGCCAGGTCATGGCACAGTGCGCGCAGACCCTCACTCCGGTCGTGCTCGAGTGCGGCGGCAAGGACCCGGTCGTGGTGGCTGCCGATGCCGATGTCGCCGCGGCCGCCCGCGCGGTCGCGTGGGGTGCCTTCACCAACTCGGGACAGACCTGCGTCGGCGTCGAACGCGTCTACGTCGTCGACGAGGTCGCCGACGAGTTCTGCACTCGGCTGCTCGCCGAGCTCGACGGCGTGCGGCCCGGCTCGGGCGAGGGCGCCGCCTACGGTCCGATGACGATGCCGGCACAGGTCGATATCGTCCGTCGTCATGTCGAGGACGCCGTGGCGCGAGGTGCCACCTTCCTCATGGGTGGTCCTGAGTCGGTCGGCGAGCGGTTCATCTCGCCCATCGTCATCACCGACCTCGACGAGGACGCGATCGCGGTGCGGGAGGAGACGTTCGGGCCCACCGTGACGGTCAAACGTGTCGTCGACGTCGACGAAGGGATCCGACTCGCCAACGACCACGACTACGCGCTGAGCGCGGCGGTGTTCTCTCGCAGCCGCGGCGACGAGCTCGCGAGCCGACTCCGTGCCGGTCAGGTCACCATCAACTCGGTGATCGCCTTCGCCGGGATGGGTGCGGTCCCGATGGGCGGTGTCGGCGACAGCGGGTTCGGCCGGGTCCACGGCGCCGACGGACTGCGTGAGTTCGCGCGGCCGAGGGCGGTCGTGCGCCAGCGGTTCGCCCTGCCCGGCTTCGAGCTCATCTCACTGCGCCGGGCCGGACATGTACTGCCACTGATGAAGAAGGTGCTGAGCGTCCGTCACGGACGCTGA
- a CDS encoding TetR/AcrR family transcriptional regulator gives MKDMLSRAASALAESGGPSPRAPEIERILDAGLELFVEHGIKRTTIGDIARVAGIDRVTVYRRVGGKDAVIHAVVTREATALFELVANEARSGRTIDERVELAFTSMMEQIRGHSLLARMLKTEPETVLTQLTTEGTLLVTGATLATMRFFQEAVDDGLLDSAEGMEPSAELLVRVVHSYLLTPQALIDLTTPQQLRAFARTHIVPMVLMGTRTPQRP, from the coding sequence ATGAAGGACATGCTGAGCCGAGCAGCGAGCGCGCTGGCCGAGTCCGGGGGCCCCTCGCCTCGGGCTCCCGAGATCGAGCGGATCCTGGACGCGGGGCTGGAGCTCTTCGTCGAGCACGGCATCAAGCGCACGACGATCGGCGACATCGCCCGGGTGGCCGGCATCGATCGGGTGACGGTCTATCGCCGTGTGGGAGGCAAGGATGCCGTGATCCACGCGGTGGTCACCCGAGAGGCGACCGCGCTCTTCGAGCTCGTCGCGAACGAGGCTCGATCAGGCCGCACGATCGATGAGCGCGTCGAGCTGGCCTTCACGTCGATGATGGAGCAGATCCGTGGACACTCGCTGCTGGCGCGGATGCTCAAGACCGAGCCCGAGACCGTGCTGACGCAGCTGACCACCGAGGGGACGCTGCTGGTCACCGGGGCCACGTTGGCCACCATGCGATTCTTCCAGGAGGCCGTCGACGACGGCCTCCTGGACAGTGCGGAGGGGATGGAGCCGAGCGCCGAGCTCCTGGTGCGGGTCGTGCACTCCTACCTGCTGACACCCCAGGCGTTGATCGATCTGACCACTCCCCAGCAGCTACGCGCCTTCGCTCGGACGCACATCGTCCCGATGGTGCTGATGGGCACCCGAACGCCTCAGCGTCCGTGA
- a CDS encoding metal-dependent hydrolase: MTDLHTDSAAYQDEALAIHAREVHFDWTDVPTEYIPGHPYATHFWNVMHLVLPEGERAMADVLGRALPEITDPRLQEELVGFIGQEETHASSHESFRIHLERNGFDIPKIMRMMEFLMDQVFGDHGLTGRAGDAWFKERLGIYAAAEHFTATVGEWLLDNKTFDEIGVDPTMLDLLRWHGAEEMEHRNVAYDVFQHIDGSYARRVRTAVLAAFGLLVLWLYISSWMYANDPTTSRRRMPWPLAFFLGVRRGLMPGVRFLFREIPQYLRPGFHPSQMGPIDKAVRYLAQSPAANGH; the protein is encoded by the coding sequence ATGACCGATCTACACACCGACTCAGCGGCGTATCAGGACGAGGCTTTGGCGATCCATGCCCGTGAGGTCCACTTCGACTGGACCGACGTGCCGACCGAGTACATCCCCGGGCACCCGTACGCCACCCACTTCTGGAACGTCATGCACCTGGTGCTCCCCGAAGGTGAGCGTGCGATGGCCGATGTGCTGGGCCGGGCGCTGCCCGAGATCACGGACCCGCGGCTGCAGGAGGAACTGGTCGGGTTCATCGGCCAGGAAGAGACGCACGCCAGCTCGCACGAGTCCTTCCGCATCCATCTGGAGCGGAACGGCTTCGACATTCCGAAGATCATGCGGATGATGGAGTTCCTGATGGACCAGGTCTTCGGCGACCACGGCCTCACCGGCCGTGCCGGCGATGCCTGGTTCAAGGAGCGCCTCGGCATCTACGCCGCCGCCGAGCACTTCACCGCCACGGTGGGGGAGTGGTTGCTGGACAACAAGACCTTCGACGAAATCGGGGTCGACCCGACGATGCTGGACCTGCTCCGCTGGCACGGCGCCGAGGAGATGGAGCACCGCAACGTCGCCTACGACGTCTTCCAGCACATCGACGGCAGCTACGCGCGCCGGGTCCGAACCGCAGTTCTGGCCGCCTTCGGGCTGCTCGTGCTGTGGCTCTACATCTCGAGCTGGATGTACGCCAACGATCCGACGACCTCCCGGCGCCGGATGCCCTGGCCGCTGGCCTTCTTCCTAGGCGTCCGCCGTGGCCTCATGCCGGGTGTGCGGTTCCTCTTCCGGGAGATTCCGCAGTATCTGCGGCCTGGTTTCCACCCCTCGCAGATGGGCCCGATCGACAAGGCCGTGCGCTACCTGGCGCAGTCTCCGGCCGCGAACGGACACTGA
- a CDS encoding PDR/VanB family oxidoreductase, translated as MTTITAHEPSRGLRALARGARAYSTVFAAGPAAPYLSRANPVRRVGYDLDVVVDERTEEADDVVSLTLRHPDGDALPRWRPGAHLDVFLPSGAQRQYSLCGDPADRSRYRIAVRRISDGGGGSVEIHDRVRVGDRIRVRGPRNAFPFVDVDDYLFVAGGIGITPILPMVREASRRGARWRLVYLGRSLATMPFLDELRDVPGGRLEVRPDTDFGVPDAAELLALAEPGAAIYLCGPTPLIDAARALQPSLSTTSSLHSERFSAPPVVGGRPFTVRLARTGVTVPVDADESALAAIRRAVPGVRYSCQQGFCGSCKHRVLEGTVEHRDTKLRPAERETEMLICVSRAEGDALTIDL; from the coding sequence ATGACCACCATCACGGCTCACGAACCCTCGCGCGGGCTCCGCGCGCTGGCGCGCGGCGCGCGGGCGTACTCGACCGTCTTCGCAGCCGGTCCCGCCGCGCCTTACCTGTCCCGCGCCAACCCGGTCCGCCGGGTCGGCTACGACCTCGATGTCGTCGTCGACGAGCGAACCGAGGAGGCCGACGACGTCGTCAGCCTCACCCTGCGCCACCCCGACGGCGACGCGCTACCGCGCTGGCGGCCGGGCGCGCACCTGGACGTGTTCCTGCCCTCGGGCGCCCAGCGGCAGTACTCCCTGTGCGGCGACCCTGCAGATCGCAGCCGTTATCGCATCGCGGTCCGCCGGATCTCCGACGGTGGCGGCGGCTCCGTGGAGATACACGACCGGGTGCGGGTCGGTGACCGCATCAGGGTGAGAGGTCCGCGCAATGCCTTCCCCTTCGTCGACGTCGACGACTACCTCTTCGTCGCCGGCGGCATCGGCATCACCCCGATCCTGCCGATGGTGCGGGAGGCCTCGCGTCGAGGTGCCCGCTGGCGGTTGGTCTACCTCGGCCGCTCGCTCGCGACGATGCCGTTCCTCGACGAGCTGCGGGACGTGCCCGGCGGCCGGCTGGAGGTGCGACCCGACACCGACTTCGGTGTGCCCGATGCGGCCGAGCTGCTTGCGCTCGCCGAACCCGGCGCGGCGATCTACCTGTGCGGCCCGACGCCGTTGATCGACGCCGCCCGCGCGCTCCAGCCGTCGCTGAGCACGACCAGCTCGCTCCACTCCGAGCGGTTCTCGGCGCCGCCTGTCGTGGGCGGCCGCCCCTTCACCGTACGCCTCGCCCGGACCGGCGTGACCGTGCCTGTCGACGCCGACGAGTCCGCGCTCGCAGCGATCCGCCGGGCCGTCCCGGGGGTGCGCTACTCCTGCCAGCAGGGCTTCTGCGGCAGCTGCAAGCACCGGGTGCTCGAGGGCACCGTCGAGCACCGCGACACCAAGTTGCGGCCTGCAGAGCGCGAGACGGAGATGCTCATCTGCGTCTCGCGCGCCGAGGGTGACGCGCTCACCATCGACCTGTGA